The following coding sequences lie in one Montipora foliosa isolate CH-2021 chromosome 11, ASM3666993v2, whole genome shotgun sequence genomic window:
- the LOC137975188 gene encoding ectin-like, translated as MRSSIVYLLVASLALCHGAPNTFQTIRARAHYAFRNYPVRAQTEEKRGQVAVKINACLYAHNKDREDHDAAGLVWDAGLAEDAQEWADHLAYDVGGMVHAQNTGQGENLYWSQGSHVATCADAVKAWDAEEVDYDYNHPPHTFQDFLSSKKPYGHFTQAVWKGTTKVGVAITTKGEAPYIETFIVARYSPQGNMLGQFEENVHRPQ; from the exons ATGCGGAGCTCAATCGTGTATTTGTTGGTCGCTTCTCTAGCATTGTGTCACGGTGCACCAAACACCTTCCAAACCATACGAGCTCGTGCTCACTATGCTTTTAGAAATTATCCAGTGAGGGCACAGACGGAGGAAAAACGAG GACAAGTTGCTGTGAAAATCAACGCTTGCCTTTATGCCCACAATAAAGACCGCGAGGATCATGACGCTGCTGGGCTAGTCTGGGATGCTGGTCTAGCCGAGGATGCACAGGAGTGGGCTGATCATTTGGCCTATGACGTTGGGGGAATGGTTCACGCACAAAACACTGGACAAGGGGAAAACTTGTACTGGTCTCAAGGTTCACACGTAGCAACTTGCGCAGACGCAGTGAAAGCGTG GGACGCAGAGGAGGTCGATTATGACTATAACCATCCACCACATACGTTTCAAGATTTTTTGAGCTCAAAGAAACCATATGGACACTTTACTCAG GCTGTTTGGAAAGGAACAACAAAAGTAGGTGTGGCCATTACAACCAAGGGGGAGGCACCGTACATAGAAACCTTCATCGTGGCTCGATACTCACCTCAAGGCAACATGCTGGGACAGTTCGAGGAAAACGTGCATCGACCACAGTAA
- the LOC137977486 gene encoding uncharacterized protein, translating to MGRRLRTTLPIARGLLEPETHSTQKIRARMKHGKDKQKYYHDRQGTKELPPLRAGDHVRVRPEPGSKEWRAATVVQKHALPRSYVVEVSGRRIRRNRVALRNDSAKSHMEYRKRHGNIAQQTEPEPDKTHAAPTSPASPQVDPTAQEYHLNPSPAEEMPAGGVPPPADIAEAKDPPFYKTRSGRQVRKPVRLDL from the coding sequence ATGGGTCGCAGGCTTCGAACGACACTCCCAATAGCACGTGGTCTATTGGAGCCTGAAACACATAGCACCCAGAAGATAAGAGCAAGAATGAAGCATGGCAAGGACAAGCAGAAGTACTACCATGACCGCCAAGGAACCAAAGAGCTACCACCACTCAGAGCAGGCGATCATGTCAGAGTAAGACCTGAGCCAGGGTCAAAGGAGTGGAGAGCGGCTACCGTAGTCCAGAAACATGCCTTGCCCAGATCATACGTGGTAGAGGTGAGCGGCCGAAGAATCAGGCGTAACAGAGTGGCTCTAAGAAATGACTCAGCCAAGTCTCATATGGAATACCGTAAACGCCATGGAAACATCGCTCAGCAGACAGAACCAGAGCCTGACAAGACACATGCGGCTCCCACGTCCCCAGCAAGCCCACAAGTGGACCCCACTGCACAGGAATACCACTTAAATCCCTCACCTgctgaggaaatgccagcagGTGGTGTGCCACCTCCAGCGGACATCGCGGAAGCTAAAGACCCGCCCTTCTATAAGACTAGAAGTGGAAGACAAGTCAGGAAACCAGTCAGACTAGACCTGTAA
- the LOC137977783 gene encoding uncharacterized protein isoform X2, with the protein MKFVLPVGIVGLVLSRMSRRPPILIYALKSVSVACAVMSAATMYHYQWGISSLIFGKAVYLRLYFVKKDTEFKFTSQENTMLAISSLAILFSIIEMILAFASVKSCGDTGYEPPQDNQVVYPFRQLGTGQIQLQPLQPTYFAAQPMVVGQAVIAGQQMVAAQPMVACQPLIAGQAVVAGQQMVAGQPMVACQPLTAGQVVAGQQMVAEQQMVAGQPMVAGQQMVAGQQMVYDQKMASAQSSV; encoded by the exons atgaaattt GTGTTACCAGTTGGCATCGTAGGCCTGGTTTTGTCCCGCATGTCAAGACGCCCCCCGATTTTG ATTTATGCACTCAAGTCAGTCAGTGTGGCTTGTGCTGTGATGTCAGCAGCAACAATGTACCACTATCAATGGGGTATTTCCTCATTGATATTTGGGAAAGCGGTTTACCTTCGTCTTTACTTTGTAAAAAAGGACACCGAATTCAAGTTCACCAGTCAGGAAAATACTATGTTGGCCATATCCTCCTTGGCAATTCTATTTTCCATCATTGAGATGATCCTTGCCTTTGCAAGCGTCAAGAGCTGTGGTGACACAGGCTATGAGCCTCCTCAAGATAATCAG GTAGTGTACCCCTTTCGCCAATTGGGAACCGGACAAATCCAACTGCAACCACTACAACCGACCTATTTTGCAGCCCAGCCGATGGTTGTAGGTCAGGCGGTGATTGCTGGTCAGCAGATGGTTGCAGCTCAGCCGATGGTTGCATGTCAGCCGCTGATTGCAGGTCAGGCGGTCGTTGCAGGTCAGCAGATGGTTGCAGGGCAGCCGATGGTTGCATGTCAGCCGCTGACTGCAGGTCAGGTGGTCGCAGGTCAGCAGATGGTTGCAGAGCAGCAGATGGTTGCAGGGCAGCCGATGGTTGCAGGTCAGCAGATGGTTGCAGGTCAGCAGATGGTTTACGATCAGAAGATGGCTTCAGCTCAGTCGAGTGTCTAG
- the LOC137977783 gene encoding uncharacterized protein isoform X1 encodes MAYNSQDLKVVSIFQLVMTAVFLILGLVDRFQVRYLYTSFLMCPCWTAAIVLPVGIVGLVLSRMSRRPPILIYALKSVSVACAVMSAATMYHYQWGISSLIFGKAVYLRLYFVKKDTEFKFTSQENTMLAISSLAILFSIIEMILAFASVKSCGDTGYEPPQDNQVVYPFRQLGTGQIQLQPLQPTYFAAQPMVVGQAVIAGQQMVAAQPMVACQPLIAGQAVVAGQQMVAGQPMVACQPLTAGQVVAGQQMVAEQQMVAGQPMVAGQQMVAGQQMVYDQKMASAQSSV; translated from the exons ATGGCGTACAACAGTCAGGATTTGAAAGTCGTTTCCATATTTCAGCTCGTAATGACCGCCGTCTTCTTGATCCTTGGTTTAGTAGATCGATTTCAAGTACGATACTTGTATACCAGCTTTCTGATGTGTCCATGTTGGACGGCTGCCATT GTGTTACCAGTTGGCATCGTAGGCCTGGTTTTGTCCCGCATGTCAAGACGCCCCCCGATTTTG ATTTATGCACTCAAGTCAGTCAGTGTGGCTTGTGCTGTGATGTCAGCAGCAACAATGTACCACTATCAATGGGGTATTTCCTCATTGATATTTGGGAAAGCGGTTTACCTTCGTCTTTACTTTGTAAAAAAGGACACCGAATTCAAGTTCACCAGTCAGGAAAATACTATGTTGGCCATATCCTCCTTGGCAATTCTATTTTCCATCATTGAGATGATCCTTGCCTTTGCAAGCGTCAAGAGCTGTGGTGACACAGGCTATGAGCCTCCTCAAGATAATCAG GTAGTGTACCCCTTTCGCCAATTGGGAACCGGACAAATCCAACTGCAACCACTACAACCGACCTATTTTGCAGCCCAGCCGATGGTTGTAGGTCAGGCGGTGATTGCTGGTCAGCAGATGGTTGCAGCTCAGCCGATGGTTGCATGTCAGCCGCTGATTGCAGGTCAGGCGGTCGTTGCAGGTCAGCAGATGGTTGCAGGGCAGCCGATGGTTGCATGTCAGCCGCTGACTGCAGGTCAGGTGGTCGCAGGTCAGCAGATGGTTGCAGAGCAGCAGATGGTTGCAGGGCAGCCGATGGTTGCAGGTCAGCAGATGGTTGCAGGTCAGCAGATGGTTTACGATCAGAAGATGGCTTCAGCTCAGTCGAGTGTCTAG